A genomic region of Streptosporangium lutulentum contains the following coding sequences:
- a CDS encoding glycosyltransferase family 39 protein — MILIARIARSPGMLAVLAFVIVLWRIGVPSFWRDESVSVMAATMSFDELWALFGEIDTVHALYYLLLRPFASFGGELAVRLPSALAVAGTTFGIVALGRRVATPWAGLFAGLVYTVLPMVSRYGQEARSYALISAVAVAATWVLLGERRSRYLGYGLLIALLGWFHLYALLLLPAHAVTVVLRRRSETVLWLTAVAGAGLLIAPLVAVAAGQRDDQLFWLKVPGPAELRELGQELAGGWRAWDATPLPALFLGLLLVLVLLGILWAMRPGSPAGPGAGAPPGESPDAGPSGSWRQETGRPLLASVALPWMILPVVLSFAISQVYPIYNARYVFFVVPALALLAGAGLAAPRRTPVGLAVFAVLAALSVNAHLAVREPDSRPDDLRTLAAVLGAEQRPGDAVLYVPANHRLFVAAYGEPYRRLVEPGPRSTRVWLLSPRLRGTEWENDPRLEELSGEFRRGPARAFGSIRLTLYTRPPIPSTP; from the coding sequence GTGATCCTTATTGCCCGGATAGCCCGTTCCCCGGGGATGCTCGCCGTACTGGCGTTCGTGATCGTTCTCTGGAGGATCGGAGTCCCGTCCTTCTGGCGGGACGAGTCGGTGAGCGTGATGGCGGCGACCATGTCGTTCGACGAGCTGTGGGCGCTGTTCGGCGAGATCGACACGGTGCACGCGCTGTACTACCTGCTGCTGCGGCCGTTCGCCTCCTTCGGAGGGGAGCTCGCGGTCCGGCTGCCCTCGGCGCTCGCGGTCGCCGGGACGACGTTCGGGATCGTGGCCCTCGGGAGGAGGGTGGCCACGCCGTGGGCGGGTCTGTTCGCCGGGCTGGTCTACACGGTGCTGCCCATGGTCAGCCGCTACGGCCAGGAGGCGCGGAGCTACGCTCTGATCAGCGCGGTGGCGGTCGCGGCGACCTGGGTCCTGCTCGGCGAGCGGCGGTCGCGGTATCTCGGGTACGGCCTGCTGATCGCGCTGCTCGGCTGGTTCCACCTCTACGCGCTGCTCCTGTTGCCCGCCCACGCCGTCACCGTCGTCCTGCGGCGGCGCTCGGAGACGGTCCTGTGGCTGACCGCGGTGGCAGGGGCGGGGCTGCTGATCGCGCCGCTCGTGGCCGTCGCGGCGGGACAGCGCGATGACCAGCTCTTCTGGCTCAAGGTCCCCGGCCCGGCCGAGCTGAGGGAGCTCGGCCAGGAACTCGCGGGCGGCTGGAGGGCCTGGGACGCCACCCCCCTTCCGGCGCTGTTCCTCGGCCTGCTGCTCGTGCTCGTCCTGCTCGGAATCCTGTGGGCGATGCGGCCCGGCTCGCCGGCGGGTCCCGGCGCGGGCGCGCCGCCGGGGGAGAGCCCGGACGCCGGGCCGAGCGGGTCGTGGAGGCAGGAGACGGGAAGGCCGCTCCTGGCCTCGGTGGCGCTCCCGTGGATGATCCTCCCGGTGGTGCTGTCGTTCGCGATCTCCCAGGTCTACCCGATCTACAACGCGCGTTACGTCTTCTTCGTGGTTCCCGCCCTCGCCCTGCTGGCCGGAGCGGGCCTGGCGGCGCCGCGCCGCACTCCGGTGGGCCTGGCCGTCTTCGCGGTCCTGGCCGCGCTCTCGGTGAACGCCCACCTGGCCGTCCGCGAGCCCGACTCCCGCCCCGACGACCTGCGCACCCTGGCGGCGGTGCTGGGCGCCGAGCAGCGGCCGGGGGACGCGGTGCTCTACGTTCCGGCGAACCACCGGCTGTTCGTCGCCGCGTACGGCGAGCCGTACCGCAGGCTGGTGGAGCCCGGCCCCCGCTCCACCCGGGTCTGGCTGCTCTCGCCCCGCCTGCGCGGCACCGAATGGGAGAACGACCCGAGGCTTGAGGAGCTGAGCGGGGAGTTCCGCAGGGGACCGGCACGGGCGTTCGGGTCGATCCGTCTCACGCTGTACACCAGGCCGCCGATACCCTCGACCCCATGA
- the mshB gene encoding N-acetyl-1-D-myo-inositol-2-amino-2-deoxy-alpha-D-glucopyranoside deacetylase, producing the protein MTERRLMLVHAHPDDETIGSGATMAKYAAEGAHVVLVTCTLGEEGEVIPPELAHLAADRDDALGEHRVEELAAACKALGVTDHRFLGGPGRWRDSGMMGAASNHRDTAFWQADLDEAAGELVKIIREVRPQVLVTYDENGFYGHPDHIQAHRVSRRAFELAADPAFGEGEPWRIAKFYLTAMPTSVMRRAEETMRESDVPFLVEAVDDLPYGCADRDVTTEIDGRAHVGDKLDAMRAHATQISVSAPWFALSNNVGQEAFGVEHFILHAGAPGPAGQGAPFETGGLGEPHDREDDLFAGID; encoded by the coding sequence ATGACTGAACGGCGCCTGATGCTCGTGCACGCGCACCCCGACGACGAGACGATCGGCAGCGGAGCCACCATGGCCAAATACGCCGCGGAGGGGGCTCACGTCGTGCTCGTCACCTGCACGCTCGGCGAGGAGGGCGAGGTCATCCCTCCCGAGCTGGCCCACCTGGCCGCCGACCGGGACGACGCGCTGGGCGAGCACCGCGTCGAGGAGCTCGCCGCCGCGTGCAAGGCACTCGGCGTCACCGACCATCGTTTCCTGGGCGGTCCCGGCCGCTGGCGTGACTCCGGGATGATGGGCGCCGCCTCCAACCACCGCGACACCGCCTTCTGGCAGGCCGACCTGGACGAGGCCGCGGGGGAGCTGGTGAAGATCATCCGTGAGGTGCGGCCCCAGGTTCTCGTCACCTATGACGAGAACGGCTTCTACGGCCATCCCGACCACATCCAGGCCCACCGCGTCTCCCGGCGGGCCTTCGAGCTGGCCGCGGACCCGGCGTTCGGCGAGGGCGAACCGTGGCGGATCGCCAAGTTCTACCTCACGGCCATGCCCACGTCGGTGATGCGCAGGGCCGAGGAGACGATGCGCGAGAGCGACGTCCCGTTCCTCGTCGAGGCGGTCGACGACCTGCCGTACGGCTGCGCGGACCGGGACGTCACCACCGAGATCGACGGCCGTGCCCACGTCGGCGACAAACTCGACGCGATGCGGGCGCACGCCACCCAGATCAGTGTGAGCGCGCCCTGGTTCGCCCTGTCCAACAACGTCGGCCAGGAGGCGTTCGGGGTGGAGCACTTCATCCTCCACGCCGGGGCGCCGGGTCCCGCCGGTCAGGGAGCGCCGTTCGAGACGGGCGGGCTCGGCGAGCCCCACGACCGCGAAGACGACCTCTTCGCCGGTATCGACTAG
- a CDS encoding DUF6113 family protein, which yields MTEQVPEVEKPSATAVTVAAYAVLVMLGLLMGVLGGFQHSWYIRPVPVSAVAWVAVLFAVCYGAGRMMGGKLAALAPAAGWMVITVIWLTSRPEGDLIIANDLSGYVYLYGGLAAILTGVLLSPSASRSWLLTPHSYGPRPAEPRSL from the coding sequence GTGACGGAGCAGGTCCCAGAAGTGGAGAAACCCTCAGCGACGGCGGTCACCGTCGCGGCGTACGCGGTGCTCGTCATGCTCGGGCTCCTGATGGGCGTTCTCGGCGGGTTCCAGCACTCGTGGTACATCCGGCCGGTCCCGGTCTCGGCCGTCGCCTGGGTCGCCGTGCTGTTCGCGGTCTGTTACGGCGCGGGCCGGATGATGGGCGGGAAGCTGGCCGCCCTGGCGCCCGCGGCGGGCTGGATGGTGATCACGGTGATCTGGCTCACCAGCCGCCCGGAGGGCGACCTGATCATCGCCAATGACCTGTCCGGCTACGTCTACCTCTACGGCGGCCTTGCCGCGATCCTGACGGGCGTGCTGCTCTCGCCCTCGGCGAGCAGGTCGTGGCTGCTCACCCCGCACTCGTACGGCCCCCGCCCGGCCGAACCGCGTTCGCTCTAG